A window of Rhododendron vialii isolate Sample 1 chromosome 13a, ASM3025357v1 contains these coding sequences:
- the LOC131313765 gene encoding probable pectate lyase 8 — MALSLRNFSAFSLLVLTLFLVGATAVMDVNETQHSRSDGNTMQLQSLNNSTMADRSSDEANTRNEQAVQDPDMVASMVDMSIRNSTERRKLGFFSCQTGNPIDDCWRCDPNWQSNRKRLADCAIGFGRNAIGGRDGKFYVVTDPNDYDAVNPRPGTLRHAVIQDEPLWIVFKRDMVITLKQELIMNSFKTIDARGVNVHIANGACITIQYITNVIIHGLHVHDCIPTGNAMVRSSPSHYGWRTIADGDGISLFGASHVWLDHNSLSKCADGLIDAIMGSTAITISNNYFTHHNEVMLLGHSDSYVRDKSMQVTIAYNHFGEGLIQRMPRCRHGYFHVVNNDYTHWEMYAIGGSADPTINSQGNRYLAPTDPNAKEVTHRVQLDNGQWKSWNWRSEGDLMLNGAFFTPSGVGAAASYARASSLGAKSSSMVGTITSSAGVLNCRRGQQC; from the exons ATGGCGCTCTCTCTCAGAAATTTCTCTGCTTTCTCATTGCTGGTTCTAACGCTCTTCCTCGTCGGCGCTACCGCTGTAATGGACGTGAATGAGACTCAACACTCTAGGAG TGACGGGAACACAATGCAGTTGCAGAGCTTAAACAACTCAACAATGGCGGATAG gtCAAGTGACGAGGCTAACACGCGAAATGAGCAAGCCGTGCAGGATCCCGATATGGTGGCTTCCATGGTTGACAT GAGCATTCGCAATAGCACTGAAAGGAGGAAGTTGGGATTCTTCTCATGCCAAACTGGCAACCCTATCGATGACTGCTGGCGGTGCGACCCCAATTGGCAAAGCAACCGCAAGCGCCTCGCTGACTGTGCCATTGGCTTCGGGCGTAACGCCATCGGCGGTCGAGACGGCAAGTTCTACGTCGTCACTGACCCGAACGACTACGACGCGGTTAATCCCCGACCCGGGACACTGCGCCATGCTGTCATCCAGGATGAGCCTCTTTGGATTGTCTTCAAAAGGGACATGGTGATCACGCTAAAGCAAGAGCTTATAATGAACAGCTTCAAAACAATCGATGCTAGGGGAGTTAATGTGCACATTGCCAATGGGGCTTGCATCACCATCCAGTATATCACGAATGTGATTATCCATGGTCTTCACGTCCATGATTGCATACCCACAGGAAATGCTATGGTACGAAGCTCGCCATCCCATTATGGGTGGAGAACAATTGCTGATGGTGATGGCATTTCACTTTTTGGGGCGAGTCACGTATGGTTAGATCATAATTCTCTCTCTAAGTGCGCCGATGGCCTTATCGATGCTATTATGGGATCAACAGCGATCACCATCTCCAACAATTACTTCACCCACCACAATGAG GTGATGCTACTGGGACATAGTGATTCCTATGTTAGAGACAAGAGTATGCAGGTAACTATTGCGTACAACCATTTTGGAGAGGGACTTATCCAGAGAATGCCAAG GTGTAGGCATGGGTATTTCCATGTGGTGAACAATGACTACACTCACTGGGAAATGTACGCAATCGGTGGCAGTGCCGATCCCACGATTAACAGCCAAGGAAACAGATATCTTGCCCCTACCGATCCTAATGCTAAAGAG GTAACGCATAGAGTGCAGCTAGATAATGGTCAATGGAAGAGCTGGAATTGGAGATCAGAGGGTGATCTTATGCTCAATGGAGCCTTCTTCACTCCATCAGGAGTAGGTGCTGCGGCCAGCTATGCCAGGGCCTCGAGCTTAGGGGCCAAGTCTTCCTCCATGGTAGGCACCATTACTTCTAGCGCTGGTGTCCTTAATTGCCGAAGGGGCCAACAATGTTAG
- the LOC131313411 gene encoding uncharacterized protein LOC131313411, with protein MASTATLCYFPYNPAKCYKQQQTPSLNPQFLSSKSLSCLKKQCSLSTIRLQSLKTHKFHAVPRIFALQSNFLKVVQTVWKVGKDGIEAGTNLVPDAVPRPVARISVAVVAVTLTLFVFKSLLSTAFFVLSMMGLIYLAFIAMNKDDDSRGGGGPGGTTSTDDSLEEARRIMEKYK; from the exons ATGGCTTCTACAGCCACGCTTTGTTATTTTCCCTATAATCCTGCGAAATGTTACAAGCAGCAGCAAACCCCATCCCTGAACCCTCAGTTTCTTTCCTCCAAATCCCTTTCATGTCTGAAGAAGCAATGTTCGCTCTCGACTATCCGACTGCAAAGTctcaaaacccacaaatttCACGCCGTTCCCCGAATCTTCGCCTTACAATCCAATTTCTTGAAAG TTGTTCAAACAGTATGGAAGGTGGGGAAGGATGGAATTGAAGCTGGAACCAATCTAGTGCCT GATGCCGTTCCTAGACCAGTAGCAAGGATCTCTGTGGCTGTAGTTGCGGTGACCCTCACACTCTTTGTATTCAAGTCACTCCTCTCTACAGCTTTCTTCGTGCTA TCAATGATGGGGCTCATATACTTGGCATTCATAGCTATGAACAAGGATGATGACTCGAGAGGGGGTGGAGGGCCTGGAGGCACCACTTCTACTGATGACAGTCTAGAAGAGGCAAGAAGAATAATGGAAAAGTACAAGTGA
- the LOC131313412 gene encoding putative kinase-like protein TMKL1: protein MALPNLLSLLLTSLILSTTFPTTLTQSSPSSSSSSPSSDIDIILTKIKPALQGQAPNILLSSWTTSTPLCQWRGLKWSFTNSLTPLPCDPSLSSSQFTNLSLSRDPSLRLLSLQLPSANLSGSLPRELGQLSSLQSLYLSVNSLSGPIPLELGYSSSLNDVDLANNLLTGTIPTSIWNLCDGLVSLRLHGNSLSGSLPQPALPNASCSNLGFLDLGQNKISGDFPVFVTGFLGLKLLDLSSNMFYGEIPASLSGLKLERLNLSYNNFSGVLPNFGEMRFVAEAFEGNSVGLCGAPLRSCGGSSGLSSGAIAGIVIGLMTGVVVLASLFIGYVQGKRRKNRDEEDEEGFEEGEDEENGGGGGGDGKLVLFQGGEHLTLEDVLNATGQVMEKTSYGTIYKAKLGDGGTIALRLLREGSCKDGSVCLPVIKQLGRVRHENLIPLRAFYQGKRGEKLLIYDYLPNRTLHDLLHESRVGKPALTWARRHKIALGIARGLAHLHTSLETPITHGNVRSKNTLVDDFFVARLTEFGLDKLMIPAVADELVAIAKTDGYKAPELQKMKKCSSRTDVYAFGILLLEILLGKKPGKNGRSGDFVDLPSLVKVAVLEETTMEVFDVEVSRGIKNPMEDGLVHALKLAMGCCAPVATVRPTMDEVVKQLEENRPRNRSALYSPAETRSGTGTPF, encoded by the exons ATGGCACTCCcaaacctcctctctctcctcctcaccTCCCTCATCCTCTCCACCACCTTCCCCACCACTCTCACCCAGTCTTcaccctcttcctcttcttcttctccttcttcggACATTGACATTATCTTGACCAAAATCAAACCCGCGCTCCAAGGCCAAGCACCCAACATCCTCCTATCCTCGTGGACGACCTCCACCCCTCTCTGCCAATGGCGCGGCCTCAAGTGGTCTTTCACCAACTCCCTCACCCCGCTCCCCTgcgacccctctctctcctcctcacAGTTCACCaacctttctctctccagaGACCCCTCCCTccgcctcctctctctccaactccCTTCCGCCAACCTCTCCGGCTCCCTCCCCAGAGAGCTCGGCCAGCTCTCCTCCCTCCAAAGCCTCTACCTCTCCGTCAACTCCCTCTCCGGGCCCATCCCCCTTGAGCTCGGATACAGCTCTTCCCTCAACGACGTCGATTTGGCCAACAATTTGCTCACCGGAACAATACCCACTTCGATATGGAACCTCTGTGATGGTCTTGTCTCGCTACGACTGCACGGTAACTCTCTATCTGGGTCTTTACCTCAACCTGCATTGCCCAATGCTAGTTGTAGTAATTTAGGGTTCCTTGATTTGGGGCAAAACAAGATTTCTGGGGATTTTCCTGTGTTTGTAACTGGGTTTTTAGGGCTTAAGCTGCTTGATCTTTCTAGTAATATGTTCTATGGTGAGATTCCTGCGAGTTTAAGTGGGTTGAAATTGGAAAGGCTGAATCTTTCTTATAATAATTTTAGTGGGGTTTTGCCTAATTTTGGGGAAATGAGGTTTGTAGCTGAGGCTTTCGAAGGGAATAGTGTTGGGCTTTGTGGGGCCCCTTTGAGGAGCTGTGGGGGAAGTTCCGGGTTGAGCTCGGGCGCGATTGCCGGTATTGTTATTGGGTTGATGACCGGTGTTGTGGTTTTGGCTTCGTTGTTTATCGGGTATGTGCaggggaagaggaggaagaatagggatgaagaagatgaggagGGGTTTGAAGAAGGAGAGGATGAGGAAAATggcggaggtggaggaggagatggGAAGCTGGTCTTGTTTCAGGGCGGCGAGCATTTGACGTTGGAGGATGTGTTGAACGCGACGGGTCAGGTGATGGAGAAGACGAGTTACGGGACTATTTATAAGGCGAAACTTGGGGATGGAGGGACTATTGCTCTGAGGTTGTTGAGGGAAGGGAGTTGTAAAGATGGGAGTGTGTGTTTGCCTGTGATAAAGCAGTTGGGACGGGTTCGCCATGAGAATTTGATCCCGTTGAGAGCGTTTTATCAGGGGAAGAGAGGGGAGAAGCTGCTTATCTATGACTATCTTCCTAACAGAACACTCCATGATCTCTTACATG AATCAAGGGTTGGAAAACCTGCTTTGACTTGGGCCAGGCGACACAAGATTGCATTGGGTATAGCCAGAGGACTTGCACATCTCCACACAAGTCTAGAAACGCCTATTACTCATGGGAACGTGAGATCCAAAAACACTCTAGTTGATGATTTTTTCGTGGCCAGGCTTACCGAATTTGGTCTGGACAAATTAATGATCCCAGCTGTTGCCGATGAACTGGTGGCAATTGCAAAAACAGATGGATACAAGGCGCCAGAACTCCAAAAGATGAAAAAGTGCAGTTCCAGGACTGATGTTTACGCATTTGGGATCCTATTACTGGAGATTTTGTTAGGGAAGAAGCCAGGGAAAAATGGGAGGAGCGGCGATTTTGTTGATTTGCCTTCACTCGTGAAGGTGGCGGTTCTGGAGGAGACAACAATGGAGGTTTTCGacgtagaagtttcgagagggATAAAGAATCCAATGGAAGATGGATTAGTTCATGCATTGAAGCTTGCCATGGGCTGTTGTGCGCCGGTGGCGACCGTTAGGCCCACAATGGACGAGGTTGTGAAGCAGTTGGAGGAGAATAGGCCCAGGAACCGGTCTGCTTTGTACAGCCCTGCAGAAACTAGGAGTGGAACCGGTACCCCCTTCTGA